One part of the Gemmatimonadaceae bacterium genome encodes these proteins:
- a CDS encoding TonB-dependent receptor encodes MERFRSFLRLRLVPAVLALASVVVTLTAVPLAAAQAQSGLVEGTVRDRVSQQPIEGALVSIVGTKLGGTTDGRGHYVIRGASGAVSVHVQRIGYRPLTKNVTVPSEGMVTADFVLNVSAVELNEVVTTGTGGAVSKRELGAPLAIVNVAQVQALKPSNDMTQLLEGQVAGLRSVSVGGGVGGAMDLRIRGASSFALDQRPVVYIDGVKVDTRATDWTASLGNQGCCNFNGGVAEDRLSDINPDDIDHIEILKGAAAATLYGSEASNGVIQIFTKKGKTDSPPQWTVEAGTGFDRQRPNYPTKLYPNFVGKDGTRALDMNKTLIGNGPYGEYNVEVQGGAQKATYFVSGGYTDEVGSLQPNDEKRGNLRMNVTWDAADKWSFAVRSAFDHNFIDALQSGNNWTTLTGNASNGDPRQATALRPYGEAWVSVADIQRMTSYNSANHWTGGMTINYQTTPNFQNRLTVGSDLVGEAKVRFFPPDGNYGAAYVNNGEKDDDFRNQSTYTADYLGQVTFKLPFGIGSNLSFGGQGYYTTEWLSAAIGKVFAGPGVSTVSSASQTYGGEIYTHQVNLGGLVQDRFSFGDRLYSTVGLRIDGNSAFGKNYGFQKYPKIDVAYNLDGYSWLPSFINSFKLRGAIGKAGKAPGPYDSFLTLAPGAVFVNTPSLVPNSPGNLNLQPEVTTEFDAGFDAGFFHDRLGVSGSVFTSGTHDAILAIPLPPSAGFNNAQQQNVGGIVNHGWDLSFNWVTIEKGDFEFHNDIKFDGNHNKITSLGTATPTTTVRVGYPVGGVWAVAPKAYNSTTKTWTSTDTAVFFGPPMPTFNMSYSPTVRWQRFQAYVLFTMAQGAVFNNGDRPYRFRQHAGDEYLALLGPGGVDTPAADSAVALWSRFTDIRSRDNVELREISLAWQVPQALSSMARLGQTTLTLSAHNIMWWDHCACQDPYTNWAGASAFNVASAFLTDPAPRQFRITVRSRY; translated from the coding sequence ATGGAGCGATTCCGCAGTTTCCTGCGGCTGCGCCTGGTGCCGGCAGTGCTGGCCCTGGCGAGCGTCGTCGTGACGCTCACAGCCGTTCCACTCGCCGCCGCGCAGGCCCAGTCGGGCCTCGTCGAAGGCACCGTCCGTGACCGCGTGTCGCAGCAACCCATCGAGGGTGCGCTGGTGTCGATCGTCGGCACGAAGCTCGGCGGCACCACGGACGGCCGTGGCCACTACGTCATCCGCGGCGCGAGCGGCGCGGTGTCGGTGCACGTGCAGCGCATCGGCTACCGGCCCTTGACCAAGAACGTGACCGTCCCCTCCGAGGGCATGGTGACCGCCGATTTCGTGCTCAACGTGAGCGCGGTGGAACTCAACGAGGTCGTGACCACGGGCACGGGCGGGGCGGTGTCCAAGCGCGAGCTCGGGGCGCCCCTGGCCATCGTGAACGTGGCGCAGGTGCAGGCCCTCAAGCCGTCCAACGACATGACGCAACTGTTGGAAGGCCAGGTGGCCGGCCTGCGCTCGGTGAGCGTGGGCGGCGGCGTGGGCGGCGCGATGGATCTGCGCATCCGCGGCGCGTCGAGTTTCGCGCTCGACCAGCGCCCCGTGGTCTACATCGACGGCGTCAAGGTCGACACGCGCGCCACCGACTGGACCGCCAGCCTGGGCAACCAGGGCTGCTGCAACTTCAACGGCGGCGTGGCGGAAGATCGCCTGTCGGACATCAACCCCGACGACATCGATCACATCGAGATCCTCAAGGGCGCCGCGGCCGCCACGCTGTACGGCTCGGAGGCCAGCAACGGCGTGATCCAGATCTTCACCAAGAAGGGCAAGACCGACAGCCCGCCGCAGTGGACCGTCGAAGCCGGCACGGGCTTCGACCGCCAGCGCCCCAACTATCCCACCAAGCTCTATCCCAACTTCGTGGGCAAGGACGGCACGCGCGCGCTCGACATGAACAAGACGCTCATCGGCAACGGCCCGTACGGCGAGTACAACGTCGAGGTGCAGGGCGGCGCGCAGAAGGCCACCTACTTCGTGTCGGGCGGCTACACCGACGAGGTGGGCAGCCTCCAGCCCAACGACGAGAAGCGCGGCAACCTGCGCATGAACGTGACGTGGGACGCGGCCGACAAGTGGTCGTTCGCCGTGCGCTCGGCGTTCGATCACAACTTCATCGACGCCCTGCAGTCGGGCAACAACTGGACGACGCTGACCGGCAACGCCTCGAACGGCGATCCCCGCCAGGCCACGGCGCTCCGCCCGTACGGCGAAGCCTGGGTCTCGGTGGCCGACATCCAGCGCATGACGTCGTACAACTCCGCCAACCACTGGACCGGCGGCATGACCATCAACTACCAGACCACGCCCAACTTCCAGAACCGCCTGACCGTGGGCAGCGATCTGGTGGGCGAGGCGAAGGTCCGCTTCTTCCCCCCCGACGGCAACTACGGCGCCGCGTACGTGAACAACGGCGAGAAGGACGACGACTTCCGCAACCAGTCCACGTACACCGCCGACTACCTGGGACAGGTCACCTTCAAGCTGCCGTTCGGCATCGGGTCCAACCTGTCGTTCGGCGGCCAGGGCTACTACACCACCGAGTGGCTGAGCGCCGCGATCGGCAAGGTGTTCGCCGGACCGGGCGTCTCCACCGTGTCGTCGGCGTCGCAGACGTACGGCGGCGAGATCTACACGCACCAGGTGAACCTGGGCGGCCTGGTGCAGGATCGCTTCTCGTTCGGCGATCGCCTGTACAGCACGGTCGGGCTGCGCATCGACGGCAACAGCGCGTTCGGCAAGAACTACGGCTTCCAGAAGTATCCCAAGATCGACGTGGCGTACAACCTCGACGGATATTCCTGGCTGCCCTCGTTCATCAACAGCTTCAAGCTGCGCGGCGCCATCGGCAAGGCCGGCAAGGCCCCCGGACCGTACGATTCGTTCCTGACGCTGGCGCCGGGCGCCGTGTTCGTGAACACGCCGTCGCTGGTGCCGAACAGCCCCGGCAACCTGAACCTGCAGCCCGAGGTCACCACCGAGTTCGACGCCGGGTTCGACGCCGGGTTCTTCCACGACCGCCTCGGCGTGTCGGGCTCGGTCTTCACGTCGGGCACGCACGACGCGATTCTCGCCATCCCGCTGCCGCCCAGCGCGGGCTTCAACAACGCGCAGCAGCAGAACGTGGGCGGCATCGTGAACCACGGCTGGGACCTGAGCTTCAACTGGGTCACGATCGAGAAGGGCGATTTCGAATTCCACAACGACATCAAGTTCGACGGCAACCACAACAAGATCACGAGCCTCGGCACGGCGACGCCCACGACCACGGTACGCGTCGGCTACCCGGTAGGCGGGGTCTGGGCCGTGGCGCCCAAGGCGTACAATTCCACCACCAAGACCTGGACGTCCACCGACACCGCGGTGTTCTTCGGGCCGCCGATGCCCACGTTCAACATGTCGTACAGCCCCACGGTGCGGTGGCAGCGCTTCCAGGCCTACGTGCTGTTCACCATGGCCCAGGGCGCGGTGTTCAACAACGGCGACCGGCCGTACCGGTTCCGCCAGCACGCGGGTGACGAATACCTGGCGCTGCTCGGCCCCGGTGGGGTGGACACGCCGGCGGCCGACTCGGCCGTGGCCCTCTGGTCGCGGTTCACGGACATCAGGTCGCGCGACAACGTGGAGCTGCGCGAGATCTCGCTGGCCTGGCAGGTGCCGCAGGCGCTGTCGTCGATGGCCCGGCTCGGCCAGACCACGCTCACGCTCTCGGCGCACAACATCATGTGGTGGGACCACTGCGCCTGTCAGGATCCGTACACCAACTGGGCCGGGGCTTCCGCGTTCAACGTGGCGTCGGCGTTCCTCACCGATCCGGCACCGCGTCAGTTCCGCATCACCGTTCGCAGTCGATACTAG
- a CDS encoding RagB/SusD family nutrient uptake outer membrane protein, giving the protein MRDLFNRGARVAGCALAAVSVVLVTACHDILQVQNPQAFTNAAANSARLLPAVAAGAEGNFQLSMAYLSIMTGMLSDELQNSSTWIAWKQVSDGVVVANWPGGGNDYTTPDDQLLRARYDAISAAQRFESVMGDSAHTSPLFIQVEITRAWADLELAMGFCESPPAPGLAAVSDTAMFKQAVDSLKALLPLIQNAHFSPASARQARLDLANAGIARASLMLGNYADALTYAKAVSPGFEYDAIFSTNSGSQNNAMTVQGTFTNNRSYTIRNTWDQYVDTLNGYMRDPLSGQDDPRIPLGHDNNNGHGYWYGADGVSPFYSMSKYLSLASPIPITNSAEMNLIQAEVAWHAGDYNTAIAEMNVNRLAVGLPALSVPGANPQTGVFNMLLQERFAQMFAQGDRLEDLSRFGLMKSRVGPGRALKLPLSYNEVQNNRAIGPGGGKCPGLS; this is encoded by the coding sequence ATGCGTGATCTGTTCAACCGCGGGGCTCGAGTGGCGGGATGCGCTCTGGCGGCGGTGTCGGTGGTGCTGGTAACGGCATGCCACGACATCCTGCAGGTACAGAACCCCCAAGCATTCACCAACGCAGCCGCGAACAGCGCCAGACTGCTGCCCGCCGTGGCGGCCGGCGCCGAGGGCAACTTCCAGTTGTCGATGGCGTACCTGTCGATCATGACGGGCATGCTGTCGGACGAATTGCAGAACTCCAGCACCTGGATCGCCTGGAAACAAGTCTCCGACGGCGTCGTCGTCGCGAACTGGCCTGGCGGAGGCAACGATTACACCACGCCGGACGACCAATTGCTGCGGGCACGCTACGACGCCATTTCGGCCGCGCAGCGGTTCGAGAGCGTGATGGGCGATTCAGCCCATACCAGTCCCCTGTTCATCCAGGTGGAAATCACGAGGGCCTGGGCGGACCTCGAACTGGCAATGGGTTTCTGCGAATCCCCGCCAGCGCCCGGCCTCGCCGCCGTGTCCGATACCGCGATGTTCAAGCAGGCGGTGGACAGCCTGAAGGCGCTGCTCCCGCTCATCCAGAATGCCCACTTCTCGCCCGCGTCCGCCCGCCAGGCGCGGCTCGACCTGGCCAATGCCGGCATTGCCCGGGCCAGCTTGATGCTCGGCAACTATGCCGATGCGCTGACCTACGCCAAGGCGGTGTCGCCGGGATTCGAATACGACGCCATCTTCTCCACCAACAGCGGATCCCAGAACAACGCGATGACGGTTCAAGGTACCTTCACCAATAACCGCTCCTACACCATCCGCAACACGTGGGATCAGTACGTGGACACGCTCAACGGGTACATGCGCGATCCGCTCAGCGGCCAGGACGATCCGCGCATTCCGCTGGGCCACGATAACAACAACGGTCACGGCTATTGGTACGGTGCCGACGGCGTCTCGCCGTTCTACAGCATGAGCAAGTACCTCAGCCTGGCCTCGCCGATCCCGATCACCAACTCGGCCGAGATGAACCTGATCCAGGCCGAGGTGGCGTGGCACGCCGGCGACTACAACACGGCGATTGCCGAAATGAACGTCAATCGCCTCGCGGTCGGGCTGCCGGCGCTGAGCGTGCCCGGCGCCAATCCGCAGACGGGTGTGTTCAACATGCTGTTGCAGGAGCGGTTCGCGCAGATGTTCGCGCAGGGCGATCGCCTTGAAGACCTCAGTCGGTTTGGTCTCATGAAATCACGCGTCGGACCGGGCCGAGCCCTCAAACTGCCACTCTCCTACAACGAGGTACAGAACAATCGCGCCATCGGACCCGGCGGAGGTAAGTGCCCCGGTCTGAGTTGA
- a CDS encoding S9 family peptidase, whose translation MTRPGFTANVRLWAGALVVAAAHGGGRPANVARWVVLGPVPAVAPAFGAASDSALLASGHVSLAHAWPAAGDAEAWIDGTTARWQARTETGGTLQLEAAAPSLAFAATYLDADRWTRARVTVSGGSARVVSMDGAPVHGETVALERGKHVLLVEAVVRPGAGMALTASVEPLTPGATITSSSDPRHAASLAELMATTDVNGIAIDAPGNRVAWVARRVDDTNDDFATVLEIHDLTSGKLLAQIRGPGIGAPRWSRDGSALAYETATDEKGAPGRDLWIWDPATGASRRLLRGERGLGAVDWSPDGRWIYYTAAKHIGEAESYKPGDLQRLSDVWDRWSFYPEKAQLFALDVAQGTRVQLLADTLTSAEAPTVSPDGREIVFARSVRTDSAPPWVRAEIWMLDLRDRSVHKLLDLPREAFGAPTAFAWSPDGKAVAFCASAEELQPHPAPTFSVYENELYATTVDRPSLVHLSAGFVPAVACSKPLYWSKADGRIYVTADEGAQTIPARTSGPVPSSLAQRPRLEAVAMPGNNITAYDFAGTTMVAAIQTPVSPAVVYRIPLDGGAAVSLERPSDGVLTSAVELPTWRPWSFTDSRGAKIESWYWLPPGFDSTRTYPMIVHYYGGTLPMKETFDPRLVWFADNGYVIWMCNPAGAPGYGQAFADLHINDWGYPAGTDIIEGVQQFEKTHAFVDAARVGNFGHSYGGFMTMHMATRTSIFHTSIEISGISNIADYWGVGWTGYSYTEGTCPSCYPWNRRDVYVDRSPLFSADKIHTPMLLIHGTSDTNVPENESEQMFTALRMLGRDAELVRVYGENHGINSKPSISRHLWGVMLDWYDRYLRGEPAAWTARWQDGDRVAATPAGAHAPAPTIH comes from the coding sequence ATGACACGTCCTGGATTCACCGCGAACGTCCGCCTGTGGGCCGGCGCGCTCGTCGTCGCTGCCGCGCACGGCGGCGGCCGCCCGGCCAACGTCGCCCGATGGGTCGTGCTCGGCCCGGTGCCGGCGGTGGCGCCCGCCTTCGGCGCCGCGAGCGACTCGGCGCTCCTCGCGTCGGGCCACGTCTCGCTCGCCCACGCATGGCCGGCGGCCGGCGACGCCGAGGCGTGGATTGACGGCACGACGGCGCGATGGCAGGCGCGCACCGAGACTGGCGGTACCCTGCAACTCGAGGCCGCGGCGCCCTCGCTCGCCTTCGCGGCAACGTACCTCGACGCCGATCGGTGGACGCGGGCGCGCGTCACCGTGTCCGGCGGCAGCGCGCGCGTGGTCTCGATGGACGGAGCGCCCGTGCACGGAGAGACCGTCGCCCTCGAACGCGGCAAGCACGTGCTGCTCGTGGAGGCGGTGGTGCGCCCGGGCGCCGGAATGGCGCTGACGGCGTCGGTGGAGCCCCTCACGCCCGGCGCGACGATCACGTCGAGCAGCGATCCGCGGCACGCCGCGTCGCTGGCCGAGTTGATGGCCACGACCGACGTGAACGGCATCGCCATCGACGCGCCGGGGAACCGCGTGGCCTGGGTGGCGCGCCGCGTCGACGACACCAACGACGACTTCGCCACCGTGCTCGAGATCCACGATCTCACCAGCGGCAAGCTGTTGGCGCAGATCCGCGGCCCTGGCATCGGGGCCCCGCGGTGGTCGCGCGACGGGAGCGCGCTCGCATACGAGACCGCCACCGACGAGAAGGGCGCGCCCGGCCGCGATCTCTGGATCTGGGATCCGGCCACGGGCGCGAGCCGGCGCCTGCTGCGCGGCGAGCGCGGGCTCGGCGCCGTGGATTGGTCGCCCGACGGGCGGTGGATCTACTACACCGCCGCCAAGCACATCGGAGAAGCCGAGAGCTACAAGCCCGGCGACCTGCAGCGGCTGTCCGACGTGTGGGACCGCTGGTCGTTCTATCCCGAGAAGGCGCAGCTGTTCGCGCTCGACGTGGCGCAGGGCACGCGCGTGCAACTGCTGGCCGACACGCTCACCTCCGCCGAAGCGCCCACCGTGTCGCCCGACGGACGGGAGATCGTGTTCGCGCGCAGCGTGCGCACCGACTCGGCGCCCCCCTGGGTGCGCGCCGAGATCTGGATGCTCGACCTGCGCGACCGCAGCGTGCACAAGCTGCTCGATCTGCCGCGCGAGGCCTTCGGCGCGCCCACGGCGTTCGCCTGGTCGCCCGACGGCAAGGCGGTGGCGTTCTGCGCCAGCGCCGAGGAGCTGCAGCCGCATCCGGCGCCCACGTTCAGCGTGTACGAGAACGAGCTGTATGCCACCACGGTGGACCGGCCGTCGCTGGTGCATCTGAGCGCCGGATTCGTTCCCGCGGTGGCGTGCAGCAAGCCGCTGTACTGGAGCAAGGCCGACGGGCGCATCTACGTCACGGCGGACGAGGGCGCGCAGACCATTCCGGCGCGCACGTCGGGCCCGGTGCCGAGTTCGCTGGCCCAGCGTCCCCGGCTCGAAGCCGTGGCCATGCCCGGCAACAACATCACGGCGTACGACTTTGCCGGGACGACGATGGTGGCGGCCATCCAGACGCCCGTGTCTCCCGCCGTGGTGTACCGCATTCCGTTGGACGGCGGCGCGGCCGTGTCGCTCGAGCGCCCCTCGGACGGCGTGCTGACGTCGGCCGTGGAGTTGCCCACCTGGCGGCCGTGGAGCTTCACCGACAGCCGCGGCGCGAAGATCGAGAGTTGGTACTGGCTGCCGCCGGGATTCGACTCCACCAGGACGTACCCGATGATCGTGCACTACTACGGCGGCACGCTGCCCATGAAGGAGACGTTCGACCCACGGCTGGTCTGGTTCGCCGACAATGGCTACGTGATCTGGATGTGCAATCCCGCCGGCGCGCCCGGCTACGGCCAGGCGTTCGCCGACCTGCACATCAACGACTGGGGCTACCCGGCCGGCACCGACATCATCGAGGGCGTGCAGCAATTCGAGAAGACGCACGCGTTCGTGGATGCCGCGCGGGTGGGCAACTTCGGCCACTCGTACGGCGGCTTCATGACCATGCACATGGCCACGCGCACGTCCATCTTCCATACGTCGATCGAGATCTCGGGCATCAGCAACATCGCCGACTACTGGGGCGTGGGCTGGACGGGCTACAGCTACACCGAAGGCACCTGTCCGTCGTGCTATCCCTGGAACCGCCGCGACGTGTACGTGGACCGGTCGCCGTTGTTCAGCGCCGACAAGATCCACACCCCGATGCTGCTCATCCACGGGACCTCGGACACCAACGTGCCGGAGAACGAGAGCGAGCAGATGTTCACGGCGCTCCGCATGCTGGGCCGCGACGCCGAACTCGTGCGCGTGTACGGCGAGAATCACGGGATCAATTCCAAGCCGTCGATCTCGCGCCACCTGTGGGGCGTGATGCTCGACTGGTACGATCGCTATCTGCGCGGGGAGCCGGCCGCGTGGACGGCCCGTTGGCAGGACGGCGACCGCGTGGCAGCCACTCCGGCGGGCGCGCATGCGCCCGCGCCCACCATTCACTGA
- a CDS encoding DPP IV N-terminal domain-containing protein, producing the protein MSSSRRTSSSPAHRLALAAAGALLAVSLHPAASAAQGTRDDYARAEQFLGPNAQELVIDDAVQPHWMSADRFWYRNRSAQGYAFMMVDATTGIRQPAFDQARLAAALSVAADTAYDPRALPFREIRFVDGDRSVRFSVGKNRQWTCSIVSYSCAGPDTMPLDRVTEVASPDGKWVAFTRQDNLWVRDVATGHEVQLTNDAGPDDGYAKPTGCCAQVTTVVRHLPQRPVLAWSPNSKYIATYKMDERGVRRMYLLETKSPAFVLHTYPYALPGDSVIPTYDMYVFDVAAGRGVKVDRPPQPAVNTTCCWLTTQDSVFKDVKWDPTSEHLFMTYGHRGYHALDLLDVDPGTGHARTVLTERSKTFVETNLASGGVPDWRPLSHGREVIWFSERDGWAHLYLYNARTGALEHRITGGDWTVGDVLRVDETGGWVYFTARGREPGRDPYFRFLYRVKLDGTGMQLLTPENADHDVSFAPSGNEFLDNYSRLDATPVTVVRRADGTLVHEVQRADASRLFATGWKYPTPITVKARDGITDLYGVLYRPSTFDSTKHYPIIDYIYPGPQVGPIGDRTFASALRSSNAAMAELGFFVVEIDAMGTPFRSKAFHDTYYGNMGDNGIPDLVTGIEQLAVRYPQIDLNRVGIYGHSGGGFSSTDAMLRYPDFFKVAVSRAGNHDNRSYDYTWGEKYQGLLVKTSDSTDNYDRQANQRLAANLKGKLLIMYGTMDDNVSPVNSLLLINALIKANKNFDLLVLPNRNHGFGSEPYVTRRTWDYFVQNLLGVTPPEGIELHLPAPTP; encoded by the coding sequence ATGTCGTCGTCTCGCAGGACGTCCTCGTCCCCCGCTCATCGTCTCGCGCTCGCCGCCGCGGGCGCGCTCCTCGCGGTCTCGCTGCATCCGGCGGCGAGCGCCGCGCAGGGCACGCGCGACGACTACGCGCGCGCCGAGCAGTTTCTCGGGCCCAACGCGCAGGAGTTGGTCATCGACGATGCCGTGCAGCCGCACTGGATGAGCGCCGACCGGTTCTGGTATCGCAACCGGTCGGCGCAGGGCTACGCATTCATGATGGTGGATGCCACCACCGGCATCCGGCAGCCGGCGTTCGACCAGGCGCGGCTCGCCGCGGCGCTGTCGGTGGCGGCCGACACCGCGTACGACCCGCGCGCCCTGCCGTTCCGCGAGATCCGGTTCGTGGACGGCGACCGGAGCGTCCGGTTCTCCGTGGGCAAGAACCGCCAGTGGACGTGCAGCATCGTCAGCTACTCGTGCGCGGGGCCCGACACGATGCCGCTCGATCGCGTGACCGAGGTCGCGTCGCCCGACGGCAAGTGGGTGGCGTTCACGCGCCAGGACAACCTCTGGGTGCGCGACGTGGCCACGGGGCACGAGGTGCAGCTCACGAACGACGCCGGCCCCGACGACGGATACGCCAAGCCCACCGGCTGCTGCGCGCAGGTGACCACCGTCGTGCGCCACCTGCCGCAGCGGCCGGTGCTCGCATGGTCGCCCAACTCCAAATACATCGCCACCTACAAGATGGACGAGCGCGGCGTGCGCCGCATGTACCTGCTCGAGACCAAGAGCCCGGCGTTCGTGCTGCACACGTATCCCTACGCGCTGCCCGGCGACTCCGTGATCCCGACCTACGACATGTACGTGTTCGACGTGGCGGCGGGCCGCGGGGTGAAGGTGGACCGTCCGCCGCAGCCGGCGGTGAACACCACGTGCTGCTGGCTCACCACGCAGGACAGCGTGTTCAAGGACGTGAAGTGGGATCCCACGAGCGAGCACCTGTTCATGACCTACGGCCACCGCGGGTATCACGCGCTCGATCTGCTGGACGTGGATCCGGGCACCGGCCACGCGCGCACGGTGCTCACCGAGCGGAGCAAGACGTTCGTGGAGACCAACCTCGCCTCGGGGGGCGTGCCAGACTGGCGGCCGCTGAGCCACGGCCGCGAGGTGATCTGGTTCTCCGAGCGCGACGGGTGGGCGCACCTCTATCTGTACAATGCGCGGACCGGCGCGCTGGAACACCGCATCACGGGCGGCGACTGGACGGTGGGCGACGTGCTGCGCGTGGACGAGACCGGCGGCTGGGTGTATTTCACGGCGCGGGGGCGGGAGCCGGGCCGCGATCCGTACTTCCGGTTTCTCTATCGCGTGAAGCTCGACGGCACGGGCATGCAACTGCTCACGCCGGAGAACGCCGACCACGACGTGTCGTTCGCGCCGTCCGGCAACGAGTTCCTGGACAACTATTCGCGGCTCGACGCCACCCCGGTCACGGTAGTGCGCCGCGCCGACGGCACCCTCGTCCACGAGGTGCAGCGGGCCGACGCCAGCCGCCTGTTCGCCACCGGTTGGAAGTACCCCACCCCGATCACGGTCAAGGCCCGCGACGGCATCACCGACCTGTACGGGGTGCTCTACCGTCCGTCCACCTTCGATTCCACCAAGCACTACCCGATCATCGACTACATCTACCCCGGTCCGCAGGTCGGCCCGATCGGGGACCGCACGTTCGCCTCGGCGCTGCGCAGCAGCAACGCGGCGATGGCCGAATTGGGGTTCTTCGTGGTGGAGATCGACGCCATGGGAACGCCGTTCCGCTCCAAGGCGTTCCACGACACGTACTACGGCAACATGGGCGACAACGGGATTCCCGATCTCGTCACCGGCATCGAGCAACTCGCCGTGCGGTACCCGCAGATCGACCTCAACCGGGTGGGGATCTACGGCCACTCGGGCGGCGGGTTCTCATCCACCGACGCGATGCTGCGCTATCCGGATTTCTTCAAGGTGGCCGTGTCGCGGGCCGGCAACCACGACAACCGCAGTTACGACTACACGTGGGGGGAGAAGTACCAGGGCCTCCTCGTGAAGACCAGCGACAGCACCGACAACTACGACCGCCAGGCCAACCAGCGGCTGGCCGCCAATCTCAAGGGCAAGCTGCTGATCATGTACGGCACGATGGACGACAACGTGAGCCCGGTGAACTCCCTGCTCCTGATCAATGCCCTGATCAAGGCCAACAAGAATTTCGACCTGCTCGTACTGCCCAATCGCAACCATGGGTTCGGGTCGGAGCCGTACGTGACCCGGCGCACGTGGGATTACTTCGTGCAGAACCTCCTCGGCGTGACGCCGCCCGAGGGGATCGAGCTGCACCTGCCGGCGCCCACGCCCTGA
- a CDS encoding HNH endonuclease signature motif containing protein, with the protein MVKKQPSGRRRSPRRGRGRGPAQQDTSLPTTRAAYTETRRWLLARHGPVCAYCERRIDPDLITLDHVTPRRGKTAYDRRDNLLLCCPECNGKKKDQSFLAFLLGRRERAASVLRYGQHLSPLLLHHAKDIAGPDATARAERLADPDYPYKD; encoded by the coding sequence ATGGTGAAGAAGCAGCCGTCAGGCCGCCGCAGGAGCCCGCGCCGCGGACGTGGACGCGGTCCGGCGCAACAGGACACCTCGCTGCCCACGACGCGCGCTGCGTACACCGAGACGCGCCGCTGGCTGCTGGCGCGCCACGGTCCGGTGTGCGCCTACTGCGAGCGGCGCATCGATCCCGACCTCATCACGCTGGACCACGTGACGCCGCGCCGCGGCAAGACGGCCTACGACCGGCGCGACAACCTGCTGCTCTGCTGCCCCGAGTGCAACGGGAAGAAGAAGGACCAGTCGTTCCTCGCGTTCCTGCTCGGACGGCGCGAGCGCGCGGCGAGCGTGCTGCGCTACGGACAGCATCTGAGCCCGCTGCTGCTGCATCACGCCAAGGACATCGCCGGCCCGGACGCCACGGCGCGGGCGGAACGATTGGCGGATCCTGACTATCCGTACAAGGACTGA
- a CDS encoding class I SAM-dependent methyltransferase, with translation MTDWDVRYSEPDYAYGTEPNAFLAAVACQIPSGPVLCLAEGQGRNAAHLARLGYRVTAVDQSAVGMARAGELAERSGVHVECVVTDLAHYVIEPGAWAGIVSIFVHLPAALRAQVHQRVVAGLRPGGVFVLEAYTPRQLTFGTGGPRAVELLVPRSALEDELSGLHFVLAQDAEREVAEGKYHRGPSAVVQVLARKPDPASHS, from the coding sequence ATGACTGACTGGGACGTTCGATATTCTGAACCCGACTACGCGTACGGCACCGAGCCCAACGCGTTCCTCGCCGCCGTCGCCTGCCAGATCCCGTCGGGCCCGGTCCTCTGCCTCGCCGAAGGACAGGGGCGCAACGCCGCGCATCTGGCCAGGCTCGGCTACCGGGTCACGGCCGTGGATCAGTCCGCGGTGGGGATGGCGCGGGCCGGCGAACTCGCCGAGCGCAGCGGCGTGCACGTCGAGTGCGTCGTGACCGACCTCGCGCACTACGTGATCGAGCCCGGCGCATGGGCGGGGATCGTCTCGATCTTCGTGCACCTGCCCGCCGCGCTGCGCGCGCAGGTCCACCAACGCGTGGTCGCCGGCCTCCGGCCCGGCGGCGTATTCGTGCTCGAGGCCTACACGCCGCGCCAGCTCACGTTCGGAACGGGCGGCCCCCGCGCCGTGGAGTTGCTGGTCCCGCGCTCCGCGCTGGAAGACGAACTCTCGGGACTGCACTTCGTGCTGGCGCAGGACGCCGAGCGGGAAGTGGCGGAGGGCAAGTACCACCGCGGGCCGTCGGCCGTGGTCCAGGTGCTGGCCCGCAAGCCGGACCCGGCGAGCCACTCGTGA
- a CDS encoding glutathione peroxidase, protein MNIHDVAVTTIDGREETLAAYRDRVLLVVNVASKCGFTPQYTGLEALYRKYKKLGFVILGFPCDQFGHQEPGDEAEIQRFCSTTYDVTFPMFAKIDVNGPRVHPLYRHLKAEATGVLGSEAIKWNFTKFLVGRDGAVLRRYAPSDTPERIEKDLQALLASPA, encoded by the coding sequence GTGAACATCCACGACGTCGCGGTCACGACCATCGACGGGCGCGAGGAGACGCTGGCCGCGTATCGCGACCGCGTGCTGCTCGTGGTGAACGTGGCCAGCAAGTGCGGGTTCACGCCGCAGTACACGGGACTCGAAGCGCTGTATCGGAAGTACAAGAAGCTCGGGTTCGTGATCCTCGGATTCCCCTGCGACCAGTTCGGCCACCAGGAGCCCGGCGACGAGGCCGAGATCCAGCGCTTCTGCTCCACCACGTACGACGTCACGTTCCCGATGTTCGCCAAGATCGACGTCAACGGCCCCCGGGTGCATCCGCTGTACCGCCATCTCAAGGCGGAGGCCACCGGCGTACTCGGCAGCGAAGCCATCAAGTGGAACTTCACGAAGTTCCTCGTCGGGCGGGACGGCGCGGTGCTCCGGCGCTACGCGCCGTCCGACACCCCCGAGCGCATCGAGAAGGATCTGCAGGCGCTGCTCGCGTCGCCGGCGTAG